The Rhineura floridana isolate rRhiFlo1 chromosome 8, rRhiFlo1.hap2, whole genome shotgun sequence genome includes a region encoding these proteins:
- the IL17RA gene encoding interleukin-17 receptor A isoform X2: MPRSFSQGHALPLCSSSGSTLPCAKQILPSQSHFIWLVCVDLVYVWLRSAATVHKMETNFLTDAPSSSLHGNIQTKCRDKPPTIGTCMDQSWLSCSKWTPSAPSSLDVHIDTFDDKEKLLPVLKIEWNVATDASIQHLKGAELAVLQMSSNQQVCVQFDFQNNLSFQVRPDGGGRWNFSFNRFEVLPGQAYQVTVHHLPKLCSAGDYNRKSLSFIVPDCTDPVMKTTAPCLQIGSAWEPSIDGRSIDDETVLVSFNPAMESASYLIHVTSFQEDDKECKKTTKEICSPSSCSPSSSPHEAFTSEGLQQPLNVTVKLERNLKSCCKYKVQIQPFFARCATDCMRHSVFIPCFPSPLTITDNLSTVLPWGLTFMCILLVGSAVASVIWLARRQKGINLGSSNTDATHQELLPMSQSPPSLKPRKIWIVYSADHKLYVDVVMKFAQFMITVCGTEVVLDLLNERQISEMGAVRWLTRQKQEMEALTSKIIILCSQGTRAKWQAMLGHEELTVSLKQDNLLPIGDMFTPALNLILPDFKQPACFGMYLVCYFKGISTERDIPDPFNVTSKYQLMEKFEEVYFLIQDLEKFEPGRIHQIPEISPERYTESPSGRQLKEAVQKFQKWQAEHPDWFKRENDGSEYKDDLQSLNGDLSDELPEGRILKQQLLPQEPVPSSCCLVNLLVNKDEFRACKLLPQLLPQEDQAFQTLVVPADDTSQAQVVVPVALSEEREIFSHQLLTNGEWLERVPMMLTSTPGRNNVILQEELSSNPHPWPADVKQQLEGLMYSLYQQSISTSDPPLRQEDVNEQQLVFDESCKDQRQSVQSDQGYISRCSPLPSDSPVEEEEDQEQEGHGSAGHLSPDVLDSLKSLQQQLLFQDIQQHFS, encoded by the exons gGTCTACACTGCCTTGTGCAAAACA GATATTACCATCTCAGTCCCACTTCATCTGGCTTGTATGTGTAGACCTAGTCTATGTGTGGTTAAGAAGTGCTGCAACTGTACATAAAATGGAGACAAACTTTTTAACTGATGCACCTAGTTCCTCACTTCATGGAAACATACAGACAAAATGTAGAGACAAGCCTCCAACCATAG GTACCTGTATGGATCAGAGCTGGCTCAGTTGTTCAAAATGGACTCCCTCAGCTCCAAGTTCCCTTGATGTTCATATTGATACTTTTGACGACAAAGAAAAACTGCTTCCTGTGCTGAAGATAGAATGGAACGTGGCTACTGATG CAAGCATTCAGCACCTTAAAGGGGCGGAACTGGCTGTGCTGCAGATGAGCAGTAACCAGCAGGTCTGTGTTCAGTTTGATTTTCAGAATAACCTGTCATTCCAAGTCCGTCCAGATGGTGGAGGCCGG TGGAATTTCTCTTTCAACCGTTTTGAGGTACTACCAGGTCAAGCATACCAAGTGACAGTCCATCACCTACCCAAATTATGTTCTGCAGGAGACTATAATCGGAAATCCCTGTCATTCATAGTACCAG ATTGCACAGATCCTGTCATGAAAACCACAGCCCCATGTCTGCAAATAg GCAGTGCGTGGGAACCCAGCATTGATGGAAGAAGCATAGATGATGAGACTGTATTGGTGAGCTTTAACCCAGCAATGGAGTCAGCCAGTTATCTCATCCATGTGACCAGTTTTCAAGAAGATGacaaagaatgtaaaaagaccaCAAAAGAAATCTGTTCTCCATCAAGCTGTTCTCCATCGTCCTCACCGCATGAGGCATTTACTTCA GAAGGATTGCAACAGCCACTGAATGTCACAGTCAAACTAGAGAGAAACTTGAAGAGTTGTTGCAAATACAAGGTTCAG ATCCAGCCATTCTTTGCACGTTGTGCCACAGATTGTATGAGGCATTCAGTTTTCATCCCGTGTTTCCCTAGCCCCCTGACTATTACAG ATAATCTTTCAACGGTGCTGCCCTGGGGCCTCACTTTCATGTGCATTTTACTAGTTGGATCAGCTGTTGCTTCCGTTATTTGGCTCGCTCGAAGGCAAAAAG GAATAAATTTAGGTTCAAGCAATACTGATGCCACCCACCAAG AACTCCTGCCCATGTCACAGTCTCCTCCATCTCTGAAGCCCCGTAAGATTTGGATTGTGTATTCTGCTGATCACAAGCTTTATGTAGATGTTGTGATGAAATTTGCACAGTTCATGATCACAGTCTGTGGTACTGAAGTAGTCCTGGACCTGCTGAATGAACGTCAGATATCAGAGATGGGGGCTGTACGCTGGCTTACTCGGCAAAAACAGGAAATGGAAGCACTCACTTCAAAGATCATAATATTGTGTTCCCAAGGTACTCGAGCCAAGTGGCAGGCCATGCTGGGGCATGAGGAGTTAACTGTATCTCTCAAGCAAGATAACCTGCTGCCGATAGGGGATATGTTCACTCCAGCATTGAATCTGATCCTGCCAGATTTTAAGCAGCCAGCTTGTTTCGGCATGTACCTTGTCTGCTATTTCAAGGGCATAAGCACTGAAAGAGATATTCCAGACCCATTCAACGTCACCTCCAAATATCAGCTGATGGAAAAGTTTGAGGAAGTTTACTTCTTGATTCAGGATCTGGAGAAGTTTGAACCAGGGAGAATTCATCAGATTCCAGAGATCTCACCTGAAAGGTACACTGAAAGCCCCAGTGGCAGACAACTGAAGGAGGCAGTGCAGAAGTTCCAGAAATGGCAGGCTGAACACCCTGATTGGTTTAAAAGAGAGAATGACGGCTCTGAATATAAGGATGACCTTCAGTCTCTAAATGGAGATCTCTCTGACGAACTGCCTGAGGGAAGAATTCTGAAACAGCAACTGCTTCCACAAGAACCTGTTCCCAGCAGCTGTTGCTTGGTCAACCTCTTGGTCAATAAGGATGAGTTCAGGGCCTGTAAGCTGTTACCACAGCTTCTACCACAGGAGGATCAAGCATTCCAGACCCTGGTTGTTCCTGCTGATGACACCTCCCAGGCTCAGGTGGTTGTGCCAGTTGCCCTTTCAGAGGAGAGAGAGATATTCAGCCATCAGCTGCTAACCAATGGAGAGTGGCTGGAAAGAGTGCCCATGATGTTAACTAGCACCCCAGGGAGAAACAATGTCATCCTTCAAGAAGAACTATCCTCAAATCCCCACCCTTGGCCAGCTGATgtgaagcagcagctggagggcttAATGTATTCTCTCTATCAACAAAGCATTTCTACCTCTGATCCGCCTCTCCGCCAAGAAGATGTTAATGAGCAGCAGCTGGTTTTTGATGAGTCTTGCAAAGATCAAAGACAGTCGGTGCAGTCAGACCAGGGTTACATTTCCAGATGCTCCCCTTTGCCTTCTGACAGCCctgtggaggaagaggaagaccaagAACAGGAAGGGCATGGGTCTGCCGGACACCtctccccagatgttttggacagtcTAAAAAGTCTTCAGCAGCAGCTGCTTTTTCAGGATATTCAGCAGCACTTCAGCTAG
- the IL17RA gene encoding interleukin-17 receptor A isoform X4, translated as METNFLTDAPSSSLHGNIQTKCRDKPPTIGTCMDQSWLSCSKWTPSAPSSLDVHIDTFDDKEKLLPVLKIEWNVATDASIQHLKGAELAVLQMSSNQQVCVQFDFQNNLSFQVRPDGGGRWNFSFNRFEVLPGQAYQVTVHHLPKLCSAGDYNRKSLSFIVPDCTDPVMKTTAPCLQIGSAWEPSIDGRSIDDETVLVSFNPAMESASYLIHVTSFQEDDKECKKTTKEICSPSSCSPSSSPHEAFTSEGLQQPLNVTVKLERNLKSCCKYKVQIQPFFARCATDCMRHSVFIPCFPSPLTITGDNTTKEADNLSTVLPWGLTFMCILLVGSAVASVIWLARRQKGINLGSSNTDATHQELLPMSQSPPSLKPRKIWIVYSADHKLYVDVVMKFAQFMITVCGTEVVLDLLNERQISEMGAVRWLTRQKQEMEALTSKIIILCSQGTRAKWQAMLGHEELTVSLKQDNLLPIGDMFTPALNLILPDFKQPACFGMYLVCYFKGISTERDIPDPFNVTSKYQLMEKFEEVYFLIQDLEKFEPGRIHQIPEISPERYTESPSGRQLKEAVQKFQKWQAEHPDWFKRENDGSEYKDDLQSLNGDLSDELPEGRILKQQLLPQEPVPSSCCLVNLLVNKDEFRACKLLPQLLPQEDQAFQTLVVPADDTSQAQVVVPVALSEEREIFSHQLLTNGEWLERVPMMLTSTPGRNNVILQEELSSNPHPWPADVKQQLEGLMYSLYQQSISTSDPPLRQEDVNEQQLVFDESCKDQRQSVQSDQGYISRCSPLPSDSPVEEEEDQEQEGHGSAGHLSPDVLDSLKSLQQQLLFQDIQQHFS; from the exons ATGGAGACAAACTTTTTAACTGATGCACCTAGTTCCTCACTTCATGGAAACATACAGACAAAATGTAGAGACAAGCCTCCAACCATAG GTACCTGTATGGATCAGAGCTGGCTCAGTTGTTCAAAATGGACTCCCTCAGCTCCAAGTTCCCTTGATGTTCATATTGATACTTTTGACGACAAAGAAAAACTGCTTCCTGTGCTGAAGATAGAATGGAACGTGGCTACTGATG CAAGCATTCAGCACCTTAAAGGGGCGGAACTGGCTGTGCTGCAGATGAGCAGTAACCAGCAGGTCTGTGTTCAGTTTGATTTTCAGAATAACCTGTCATTCCAAGTCCGTCCAGATGGTGGAGGCCGG TGGAATTTCTCTTTCAACCGTTTTGAGGTACTACCAGGTCAAGCATACCAAGTGACAGTCCATCACCTACCCAAATTATGTTCTGCAGGAGACTATAATCGGAAATCCCTGTCATTCATAGTACCAG ATTGCACAGATCCTGTCATGAAAACCACAGCCCCATGTCTGCAAATAg GCAGTGCGTGGGAACCCAGCATTGATGGAAGAAGCATAGATGATGAGACTGTATTGGTGAGCTTTAACCCAGCAATGGAGTCAGCCAGTTATCTCATCCATGTGACCAGTTTTCAAGAAGATGacaaagaatgtaaaaagaccaCAAAAGAAATCTGTTCTCCATCAAGCTGTTCTCCATCGTCCTCACCGCATGAGGCATTTACTTCA GAAGGATTGCAACAGCCACTGAATGTCACAGTCAAACTAGAGAGAAACTTGAAGAGTTGTTGCAAATACAAGGTTCAG ATCCAGCCATTCTTTGCACGTTGTGCCACAGATTGTATGAGGCATTCAGTTTTCATCCCGTGTTTCCCTAGCCCCCTGACTATTACAGGTGACAACACAACAAAGGAAGCTG ATAATCTTTCAACGGTGCTGCCCTGGGGCCTCACTTTCATGTGCATTTTACTAGTTGGATCAGCTGTTGCTTCCGTTATTTGGCTCGCTCGAAGGCAAAAAG GAATAAATTTAGGTTCAAGCAATACTGATGCCACCCACCAAG AACTCCTGCCCATGTCACAGTCTCCTCCATCTCTGAAGCCCCGTAAGATTTGGATTGTGTATTCTGCTGATCACAAGCTTTATGTAGATGTTGTGATGAAATTTGCACAGTTCATGATCACAGTCTGTGGTACTGAAGTAGTCCTGGACCTGCTGAATGAACGTCAGATATCAGAGATGGGGGCTGTACGCTGGCTTACTCGGCAAAAACAGGAAATGGAAGCACTCACTTCAAAGATCATAATATTGTGTTCCCAAGGTACTCGAGCCAAGTGGCAGGCCATGCTGGGGCATGAGGAGTTAACTGTATCTCTCAAGCAAGATAACCTGCTGCCGATAGGGGATATGTTCACTCCAGCATTGAATCTGATCCTGCCAGATTTTAAGCAGCCAGCTTGTTTCGGCATGTACCTTGTCTGCTATTTCAAGGGCATAAGCACTGAAAGAGATATTCCAGACCCATTCAACGTCACCTCCAAATATCAGCTGATGGAAAAGTTTGAGGAAGTTTACTTCTTGATTCAGGATCTGGAGAAGTTTGAACCAGGGAGAATTCATCAGATTCCAGAGATCTCACCTGAAAGGTACACTGAAAGCCCCAGTGGCAGACAACTGAAGGAGGCAGTGCAGAAGTTCCAGAAATGGCAGGCTGAACACCCTGATTGGTTTAAAAGAGAGAATGACGGCTCTGAATATAAGGATGACCTTCAGTCTCTAAATGGAGATCTCTCTGACGAACTGCCTGAGGGAAGAATTCTGAAACAGCAACTGCTTCCACAAGAACCTGTTCCCAGCAGCTGTTGCTTGGTCAACCTCTTGGTCAATAAGGATGAGTTCAGGGCCTGTAAGCTGTTACCACAGCTTCTACCACAGGAGGATCAAGCATTCCAGACCCTGGTTGTTCCTGCTGATGACACCTCCCAGGCTCAGGTGGTTGTGCCAGTTGCCCTTTCAGAGGAGAGAGAGATATTCAGCCATCAGCTGCTAACCAATGGAGAGTGGCTGGAAAGAGTGCCCATGATGTTAACTAGCACCCCAGGGAGAAACAATGTCATCCTTCAAGAAGAACTATCCTCAAATCCCCACCCTTGGCCAGCTGATgtgaagcagcagctggagggcttAATGTATTCTCTCTATCAACAAAGCATTTCTACCTCTGATCCGCCTCTCCGCCAAGAAGATGTTAATGAGCAGCAGCTGGTTTTTGATGAGTCTTGCAAAGATCAAAGACAGTCGGTGCAGTCAGACCAGGGTTACATTTCCAGATGCTCCCCTTTGCCTTCTGACAGCCctgtggaggaagaggaagaccaagAACAGGAAGGGCATGGGTCTGCCGGACACCtctccccagatgttttggacagtcTAAAAAGTCTTCAGCAGCAGCTGCTTTTTCAGGATATTCAGCAGCACTTCAGCTAG
- the IL17RA gene encoding interleukin-17 receptor A isoform X1 yields MPRSFSQGHALPLCSSSGSTLPCAKQILPSQSHFIWLVCVDLVYVWLRSAATVHKMETNFLTDAPSSSLHGNIQTKCRDKPPTIGTCMDQSWLSCSKWTPSAPSSLDVHIDTFDDKEKLLPVLKIEWNVATDASIQHLKGAELAVLQMSSNQQVCVQFDFQNNLSFQVRPDGGGRWNFSFNRFEVLPGQAYQVTVHHLPKLCSAGDYNRKSLSFIVPDCTDPVMKTTAPCLQIGSAWEPSIDGRSIDDETVLVSFNPAMESASYLIHVTSFQEDDKECKKTTKEICSPSSCSPSSSPHEAFTSEGLQQPLNVTVKLERNLKSCCKYKVQIQPFFARCATDCMRHSVFIPCFPSPLTITGDNTTKEADNLSTVLPWGLTFMCILLVGSAVASVIWLARRQKGINLGSSNTDATHQELLPMSQSPPSLKPRKIWIVYSADHKLYVDVVMKFAQFMITVCGTEVVLDLLNERQISEMGAVRWLTRQKQEMEALTSKIIILCSQGTRAKWQAMLGHEELTVSLKQDNLLPIGDMFTPALNLILPDFKQPACFGMYLVCYFKGISTERDIPDPFNVTSKYQLMEKFEEVYFLIQDLEKFEPGRIHQIPEISPERYTESPSGRQLKEAVQKFQKWQAEHPDWFKRENDGSEYKDDLQSLNGDLSDELPEGRILKQQLLPQEPVPSSCCLVNLLVNKDEFRACKLLPQLLPQEDQAFQTLVVPADDTSQAQVVVPVALSEEREIFSHQLLTNGEWLERVPMMLTSTPGRNNVILQEELSSNPHPWPADVKQQLEGLMYSLYQQSISTSDPPLRQEDVNEQQLVFDESCKDQRQSVQSDQGYISRCSPLPSDSPVEEEEDQEQEGHGSAGHLSPDVLDSLKSLQQQLLFQDIQQHFS; encoded by the exons gGTCTACACTGCCTTGTGCAAAACA GATATTACCATCTCAGTCCCACTTCATCTGGCTTGTATGTGTAGACCTAGTCTATGTGTGGTTAAGAAGTGCTGCAACTGTACATAAAATGGAGACAAACTTTTTAACTGATGCACCTAGTTCCTCACTTCATGGAAACATACAGACAAAATGTAGAGACAAGCCTCCAACCATAG GTACCTGTATGGATCAGAGCTGGCTCAGTTGTTCAAAATGGACTCCCTCAGCTCCAAGTTCCCTTGATGTTCATATTGATACTTTTGACGACAAAGAAAAACTGCTTCCTGTGCTGAAGATAGAATGGAACGTGGCTACTGATG CAAGCATTCAGCACCTTAAAGGGGCGGAACTGGCTGTGCTGCAGATGAGCAGTAACCAGCAGGTCTGTGTTCAGTTTGATTTTCAGAATAACCTGTCATTCCAAGTCCGTCCAGATGGTGGAGGCCGG TGGAATTTCTCTTTCAACCGTTTTGAGGTACTACCAGGTCAAGCATACCAAGTGACAGTCCATCACCTACCCAAATTATGTTCTGCAGGAGACTATAATCGGAAATCCCTGTCATTCATAGTACCAG ATTGCACAGATCCTGTCATGAAAACCACAGCCCCATGTCTGCAAATAg GCAGTGCGTGGGAACCCAGCATTGATGGAAGAAGCATAGATGATGAGACTGTATTGGTGAGCTTTAACCCAGCAATGGAGTCAGCCAGTTATCTCATCCATGTGACCAGTTTTCAAGAAGATGacaaagaatgtaaaaagaccaCAAAAGAAATCTGTTCTCCATCAAGCTGTTCTCCATCGTCCTCACCGCATGAGGCATTTACTTCA GAAGGATTGCAACAGCCACTGAATGTCACAGTCAAACTAGAGAGAAACTTGAAGAGTTGTTGCAAATACAAGGTTCAG ATCCAGCCATTCTTTGCACGTTGTGCCACAGATTGTATGAGGCATTCAGTTTTCATCCCGTGTTTCCCTAGCCCCCTGACTATTACAGGTGACAACACAACAAAGGAAGCTG ATAATCTTTCAACGGTGCTGCCCTGGGGCCTCACTTTCATGTGCATTTTACTAGTTGGATCAGCTGTTGCTTCCGTTATTTGGCTCGCTCGAAGGCAAAAAG GAATAAATTTAGGTTCAAGCAATACTGATGCCACCCACCAAG AACTCCTGCCCATGTCACAGTCTCCTCCATCTCTGAAGCCCCGTAAGATTTGGATTGTGTATTCTGCTGATCACAAGCTTTATGTAGATGTTGTGATGAAATTTGCACAGTTCATGATCACAGTCTGTGGTACTGAAGTAGTCCTGGACCTGCTGAATGAACGTCAGATATCAGAGATGGGGGCTGTACGCTGGCTTACTCGGCAAAAACAGGAAATGGAAGCACTCACTTCAAAGATCATAATATTGTGTTCCCAAGGTACTCGAGCCAAGTGGCAGGCCATGCTGGGGCATGAGGAGTTAACTGTATCTCTCAAGCAAGATAACCTGCTGCCGATAGGGGATATGTTCACTCCAGCATTGAATCTGATCCTGCCAGATTTTAAGCAGCCAGCTTGTTTCGGCATGTACCTTGTCTGCTATTTCAAGGGCATAAGCACTGAAAGAGATATTCCAGACCCATTCAACGTCACCTCCAAATATCAGCTGATGGAAAAGTTTGAGGAAGTTTACTTCTTGATTCAGGATCTGGAGAAGTTTGAACCAGGGAGAATTCATCAGATTCCAGAGATCTCACCTGAAAGGTACACTGAAAGCCCCAGTGGCAGACAACTGAAGGAGGCAGTGCAGAAGTTCCAGAAATGGCAGGCTGAACACCCTGATTGGTTTAAAAGAGAGAATGACGGCTCTGAATATAAGGATGACCTTCAGTCTCTAAATGGAGATCTCTCTGACGAACTGCCTGAGGGAAGAATTCTGAAACAGCAACTGCTTCCACAAGAACCTGTTCCCAGCAGCTGTTGCTTGGTCAACCTCTTGGTCAATAAGGATGAGTTCAGGGCCTGTAAGCTGTTACCACAGCTTCTACCACAGGAGGATCAAGCATTCCAGACCCTGGTTGTTCCTGCTGATGACACCTCCCAGGCTCAGGTGGTTGTGCCAGTTGCCCTTTCAGAGGAGAGAGAGATATTCAGCCATCAGCTGCTAACCAATGGAGAGTGGCTGGAAAGAGTGCCCATGATGTTAACTAGCACCCCAGGGAGAAACAATGTCATCCTTCAAGAAGAACTATCCTCAAATCCCCACCCTTGGCCAGCTGATgtgaagcagcagctggagggcttAATGTATTCTCTCTATCAACAAAGCATTTCTACCTCTGATCCGCCTCTCCGCCAAGAAGATGTTAATGAGCAGCAGCTGGTTTTTGATGAGTCTTGCAAAGATCAAAGACAGTCGGTGCAGTCAGACCAGGGTTACATTTCCAGATGCTCCCCTTTGCCTTCTGACAGCCctgtggaggaagaggaagaccaagAACAGGAAGGGCATGGGTCTGCCGGACACCtctccccagatgttttggacagtcTAAAAAGTCTTCAGCAGCAGCTGCTTTTTCAGGATATTCAGCAGCACTTCAGCTAG
- the IL17RA gene encoding interleukin-17 receptor A isoform X3, with protein MGAAAPLPFVLLRFVVVSGLKLLGNTPVFNCSQPGLHCLVQNSTCMDQSWLSCSKWTPSAPSSLDVHIDTFDDKEKLLPVLKIEWNVATDASIQHLKGAELAVLQMSSNQQVCVQFDFQNNLSFQVRPDGGGRWNFSFNRFEVLPGQAYQVTVHHLPKLCSAGDYNRKSLSFIVPDCTDPVMKTTAPCLQIGSAWEPSIDGRSIDDETVLVSFNPAMESASYLIHVTSFQEDDKECKKTTKEICSPSSCSPSSSPHEAFTSEGLQQPLNVTVKLERNLKSCCKYKVQIQPFFARCATDCMRHSVFIPCFPSPLTITGDNTTKEADNLSTVLPWGLTFMCILLVGSAVASVIWLARRQKGINLGSSNTDATHQELLPMSQSPPSLKPRKIWIVYSADHKLYVDVVMKFAQFMITVCGTEVVLDLLNERQISEMGAVRWLTRQKQEMEALTSKIIILCSQGTRAKWQAMLGHEELTVSLKQDNLLPIGDMFTPALNLILPDFKQPACFGMYLVCYFKGISTERDIPDPFNVTSKYQLMEKFEEVYFLIQDLEKFEPGRIHQIPEISPERYTESPSGRQLKEAVQKFQKWQAEHPDWFKRENDGSEYKDDLQSLNGDLSDELPEGRILKQQLLPQEPVPSSCCLVNLLVNKDEFRACKLLPQLLPQEDQAFQTLVVPADDTSQAQVVVPVALSEEREIFSHQLLTNGEWLERVPMMLTSTPGRNNVILQEELSSNPHPWPADVKQQLEGLMYSLYQQSISTSDPPLRQEDVNEQQLVFDESCKDQRQSVQSDQGYISRCSPLPSDSPVEEEEDQEQEGHGSAGHLSPDVLDSLKSLQQQLLFQDIQQHFS; from the exons gGTCTACACTGCCTTGTGCAAAACA GTACCTGTATGGATCAGAGCTGGCTCAGTTGTTCAAAATGGACTCCCTCAGCTCCAAGTTCCCTTGATGTTCATATTGATACTTTTGACGACAAAGAAAAACTGCTTCCTGTGCTGAAGATAGAATGGAACGTGGCTACTGATG CAAGCATTCAGCACCTTAAAGGGGCGGAACTGGCTGTGCTGCAGATGAGCAGTAACCAGCAGGTCTGTGTTCAGTTTGATTTTCAGAATAACCTGTCATTCCAAGTCCGTCCAGATGGTGGAGGCCGG TGGAATTTCTCTTTCAACCGTTTTGAGGTACTACCAGGTCAAGCATACCAAGTGACAGTCCATCACCTACCCAAATTATGTTCTGCAGGAGACTATAATCGGAAATCCCTGTCATTCATAGTACCAG ATTGCACAGATCCTGTCATGAAAACCACAGCCCCATGTCTGCAAATAg GCAGTGCGTGGGAACCCAGCATTGATGGAAGAAGCATAGATGATGAGACTGTATTGGTGAGCTTTAACCCAGCAATGGAGTCAGCCAGTTATCTCATCCATGTGACCAGTTTTCAAGAAGATGacaaagaatgtaaaaagaccaCAAAAGAAATCTGTTCTCCATCAAGCTGTTCTCCATCGTCCTCACCGCATGAGGCATTTACTTCA GAAGGATTGCAACAGCCACTGAATGTCACAGTCAAACTAGAGAGAAACTTGAAGAGTTGTTGCAAATACAAGGTTCAG ATCCAGCCATTCTTTGCACGTTGTGCCACAGATTGTATGAGGCATTCAGTTTTCATCCCGTGTTTCCCTAGCCCCCTGACTATTACAGGTGACAACACAACAAAGGAAGCTG ATAATCTTTCAACGGTGCTGCCCTGGGGCCTCACTTTCATGTGCATTTTACTAGTTGGATCAGCTGTTGCTTCCGTTATTTGGCTCGCTCGAAGGCAAAAAG GAATAAATTTAGGTTCAAGCAATACTGATGCCACCCACCAAG AACTCCTGCCCATGTCACAGTCTCCTCCATCTCTGAAGCCCCGTAAGATTTGGATTGTGTATTCTGCTGATCACAAGCTTTATGTAGATGTTGTGATGAAATTTGCACAGTTCATGATCACAGTCTGTGGTACTGAAGTAGTCCTGGACCTGCTGAATGAACGTCAGATATCAGAGATGGGGGCTGTACGCTGGCTTACTCGGCAAAAACAGGAAATGGAAGCACTCACTTCAAAGATCATAATATTGTGTTCCCAAGGTACTCGAGCCAAGTGGCAGGCCATGCTGGGGCATGAGGAGTTAACTGTATCTCTCAAGCAAGATAACCTGCTGCCGATAGGGGATATGTTCACTCCAGCATTGAATCTGATCCTGCCAGATTTTAAGCAGCCAGCTTGTTTCGGCATGTACCTTGTCTGCTATTTCAAGGGCATAAGCACTGAAAGAGATATTCCAGACCCATTCAACGTCACCTCCAAATATCAGCTGATGGAAAAGTTTGAGGAAGTTTACTTCTTGATTCAGGATCTGGAGAAGTTTGAACCAGGGAGAATTCATCAGATTCCAGAGATCTCACCTGAAAGGTACACTGAAAGCCCCAGTGGCAGACAACTGAAGGAGGCAGTGCAGAAGTTCCAGAAATGGCAGGCTGAACACCCTGATTGGTTTAAAAGAGAGAATGACGGCTCTGAATATAAGGATGACCTTCAGTCTCTAAATGGAGATCTCTCTGACGAACTGCCTGAGGGAAGAATTCTGAAACAGCAACTGCTTCCACAAGAACCTGTTCCCAGCAGCTGTTGCTTGGTCAACCTCTTGGTCAATAAGGATGAGTTCAGGGCCTGTAAGCTGTTACCACAGCTTCTACCACAGGAGGATCAAGCATTCCAGACCCTGGTTGTTCCTGCTGATGACACCTCCCAGGCTCAGGTGGTTGTGCCAGTTGCCCTTTCAGAGGAGAGAGAGATATTCAGCCATCAGCTGCTAACCAATGGAGAGTGGCTGGAAAGAGTGCCCATGATGTTAACTAGCACCCCAGGGAGAAACAATGTCATCCTTCAAGAAGAACTATCCTCAAATCCCCACCCTTGGCCAGCTGATgtgaagcagcagctggagggcttAATGTATTCTCTCTATCAACAAAGCATTTCTACCTCTGATCCGCCTCTCCGCCAAGAAGATGTTAATGAGCAGCAGCTGGTTTTTGATGAGTCTTGCAAAGATCAAAGACAGTCGGTGCAGTCAGACCAGGGTTACATTTCCAGATGCTCCCCTTTGCCTTCTGACAGCCctgtggaggaagaggaagaccaagAACAGGAAGGGCATGGGTCTGCCGGACACCtctccccagatgttttggacagtcTAAAAAGTCTTCAGCAGCAGCTGCTTTTTCAGGATATTCAGCAGCACTTCAGCTAG